A single region of the Podospora pseudopauciseta strain CBS 411.78 chromosome 1, whole genome shotgun sequence genome encodes:
- a CDS encoding hypothetical protein (EggNog:ENOG503P794), whose translation MGHQSTGPDEGAEKGKGKDRETRHDQDKSIHNGDPQTQDTRSALARIAQSAASLPSYLISGAPEIGPGGSEKGEGSRVGQALARAGDSSVRIQTDPSAGGTLRPGHTEAHMAEQDASFAAFLDSDDVPMLSEPAGLEEAWQSTTAATPAWVPSQSIQEQMAKDGADVVALLSGQSGPEPDLLPEEAVSQADLASLRKALFGEDAGRSTAAVAWDNVLNFIPKYLRADPAAGGNTELYSHLGAENTDEAWQSWLDQWSRVLTDYQDEVWGDLNALVDDAREEIKRMEEVKPGERPPEPKALLRLRAILGHLRGT comes from the coding sequence ATGGGACATCAGTCAACGGGACCTGATGAAGGCGCCGAGAAAGGGAAGGGCAAAGATCGGGAAACTAGACACGACCAGGACAAATCTATTCACAACGGCGACCCTCAGACCCAAGATACCAGGTCGGCCCTCGCGCGGATTGCTCAGTCAGCCGCCTCCTTACCGTCGTATCTCATTTCAGGGGCTCCAGAAATAGGTCCTGGTGGAAGCGAAAAAGGGGAGGGTTCCCGAGTGGGACAAGCATTAGCAAGAGCTGGTGATAGTTCTGTCCGGATACAGACAGACCCTTCAGCTGGTGGGACGTTGAGGCCTGGGCATACCGAGGCGCACATGGCTGAGCAAGATGCGTCGTTTGCGGCGTTTCTGGATAGTGACGATGTTCCCATGCTGTCAGAGCCCGCTGGGCTGGAAGAAGCCTGGCAGTCGACTACCGCAGCAACGCCGGCTTGGGTGCCATCCCAATCTATACAGGAACAGATGGCAAAAGATGGCGCCGACGTGGTGGCCTTGCTGTCTGGACAAAGCGGTCCAGAGCCTGACCTGCTCCCAGAGGAAGCAGTTTCGCAAGCAGACCTGGCAAGTCTACGAAAGGCTCTCTTTGGCGAGGATGCAGGGCGATCAACAGCTGCTGTTGCGTGGGATAATGTCCTCAACTTCATCCCTAAATACCTTCGAGCGGACCCCGCTGCGGGCGGCAACACTGAGCTTTACTCGCACCTCGGAGCAGAAAACACCGATGAGGCCTGGCAATCATGGCTTGACCAGTGGTCTCGGGTGCTGACGGACTATCAAGACGAGGTTTGGGGTGATCTCAACGCGCTGGTCGATGACGCTCGcgaggagatcaagaggATGGAGGAAGTCAAACCAGGGGAGAGGCCCCCTGAGCCCAAAGCACTCCTCCGTCTGCGTGCCATTCTTGGGCACTTGCGAGGGACGTAG